DNA sequence from the Cucumis melo cultivar AY chromosome 6, USDA_Cmelo_AY_1.0, whole genome shotgun sequence genome:
ATTCGTCGTTGCCACCAGCCGCAAACCCGAACCGCACCACCTTCTCCGCGAACCGAACCCAACCCGTACCTTCGCCCGAGCCTGTGCCAGCCGCCCGTGTGGAATCCAAGTCGCACGTGCCTTAGCCGAGTTGCCCTCCTGCGTACGAGTCGCACGCCTGCGCCAGCCGACCCTACTCGAGCTGTTTTCAAAGCCTTAGCTGAGCCACCCCTGTTTTCCTAACCGTTTGAGCCACctaacctatttttggtaagttttgtttGGAGTTTGGTTGTTTCCCAACAAAGATCAATTTTAgaccttaaataatttaattatggatttaattgaattattttcatgATAGATCAATTGGAGGATTGAACCGAAGATTTTTTCCAAACCAAGGATAAATTTGGAATTTtcttcaactttgggtaagtttaGATAGTTGGAATTGGACCCTAGGCAATtagtaattaatttattaactTAAGTCATTAGGTTCATTTGTGCTTAGGGCTTGATTGTTGGAGAGCTTGATCGTGACTATTAGGATAATTTTGCTGTGAGTTAATCTGCATGTAAGAGGTTCTGCTACTAGActttcaaatgaaattaagagaATGACATGTGTATGTGGTTATGCATAGACGatagctaaattgcataactCGATGTTACTAATAATGACTGACATTGTAATGATAGTTGACactgatgactgatgttataaTATGACTAGTGGTATGTTGAGGAGGACGACTGTGTTATGTTTATAATTAGAGtattttggttaagtatgctATGATTGTTATGATATGCTATTTATGAAAATGTCATGACATATTACATGCTACTGATAGGGTATGTTGTTAGCTTTTTTATTAGaatcgtacccacatgggtgtccttcgggatcaccaaagcggaagcgtatgaacgtcgtgcaagtgaaattcaatttgtaaaaccaataaattcaaagaaaaacaataaacaaaataagCATGCTTCTCATGGAGGAAAAGGTAAAAATAGACTAACCTTCGTAGAACCAATTTTTCTTCCAAGCTTTCAatacaccacaaaatcttccttgttattctccaagtaaagaatcacagaaaattgtgggcttctgtaattttggtgagggaagaaattttgagagaattttgtttcctttggaatacagagagatcgtaagatagtgcttaaaaaaatatttctcttttttcttttaaaacaaatcttaacaatgaaatggagggggaagttattaAATAACTTCCTCCCTCTTTCGCACATAAGGagttattcattctatttatttaatatatatatatatatatatattaattaaattaaattaaatcaatataaatttaattgatatatattatatctcatataatataaactttatattatatcctatataatataaccaatggtttagatctctcatataatctatagttctaatatgaatcgaacccatattaattttaatctatagtttatttatgaatggcattcatattattattatttgaatcatattcaaatattaacttctctcataaaaactttacattataatgtatcaaatacattatattaattgtatcatatacaatttattccctttaatcaatttgaacaattcaaattaaaccaaaataaatttgattctcatttatccttattgagctaataagaggaccttatggacctacagattgaagctccaatgaaatgagataaattaattaaactctttaattaaattaatctatattcattaactattagtcattccactaaagactagtagttgcactcttcttactgtagatatatttttgtgtccattagatataaccaatcaacagtgcaatgacccttcacaaattgctcgtaagtacagctaggtcaaaaattaccgttttgcccctgtaattacatctaactccttaagtaccactgattcctctaatgaacaataatttaGTCCTACTATAattgaactcctctcaggccaagagaggatgtggcgccacattgttcaagccctgaaatcagcCCTTAAgcgagcaatttctctacttactctatctatagaggagtgaattccttcttgtgtagctgtgttcccaACTTCctaatcagacgaatccccaaaatggtaggcatattgagtcggctacataggccactctcactcatacaaatcaaatgatcgccttcataggcaagagttcacaactcactcaggattcaggtcaaatcacctatagtcatcctggtgaaatgtagtctcaattAGTAatggtgttaataagagagactattcatttcatggcccggtcttatacaaactctttgtatagaatacccccgctctaatgtctcgacatgaatgattaggatcaaatcgtttgtagcactttagaacaattgtaacaactacaaagtaGACCGTATTGTAGTGTCACCgggataaggtatccaaccttatccatttactatagaccatttaggttatcacttaaacatgatccacttgtatgtctccacatacatgtttaggttacagaagataaccttggatgttagtttattggttttgtgggttaatgcagctaaatgtcaaataaaataaaacactttattagataaataaaaagtttgtataatatatacaattacaaactacaagactacgagatttagggcatcaaccccaacacatgggtgtccttcgggatcaccacctttttatgactgtgtggtccgacgggatcaccagtccattatgacattgacattgacatatacatgattatgagtgattcgacggggtcactcacaatCCGATTGTGTTAGTGTTTCATTCGGGTACATTAAataccagtttgtcctaggtgttcctttgggttcaccgaagaccataCATGTTCCTATAGGATCACGGATTGCATGTGTTCGGAaatgtgccagtttaggggtaccactttacaagactttaataagaagttaacagacacctagcgggaccagtagtgggacccgtactgagtatatttttatactcgctcttttttgtttaatttttcaagtagaggtagaggtaagggcaaaggcaagctggcgactGGCAAGAAGTAGCCGTGGCGAGCCCTAGGAACCATTTTGCTTTCGCTTTATATCATTGTTTGGGTTCCAgtatttgcatttttatttttattttttaaaactagataggacccgagttaggattttatttttagacttatttctatatacatttgtttactcttttaaatgagaaatttcgaggttttgttttatttttctattttaaatttataaattttatttaaaattaataatgacttcgacttactataagaagttgggtcgttacaataaatattttactgatttattatattttaaaaaaatctcataAAAAAATGGTGGGATAAAATCATGATAAATTGGTATAATTTGTATTTATAAAACCAAAGGTCAATATCGGTATTTGGGGCAGAATGGAAATATCTTCGAAAGGCATTCACCCACCCAGCGATCAAAATCCGGCTCCACAGCACTATAAACCCGCCGCCGTTTGGCGCCAAAATCAGAAATTTTGAACAGATGCCGCTTGCTGCTCCGTCGCTGGGAAAAAATTTCTACATTTTGAGATTGCGAAGCAACAATCTCGGTTCCCGGTTAGTTAATCAAACTGATTGAGGAGTCTTTTCCATGGCAGACGAAGATGAGATTGTCCCAGCCTCTGATATTAGCGATTCAAGCGACGACTACATCGACATTAACGGTGAAGCCTTTGAGGACGAGGACGACGAAGAAGAACAATCCTCCAGTCCTTCTCCTTCATCTGATGAAGATCTAAAGTCGAAGAATGTTGATGCCCTTTTGAGGTATGTATTTATGTTCAGCAACACAATTCACGACTGAAGTAAAATAATTCCCAAGCGCAGCTTGTTAGTACTCTCGGGGGccttttttatttctctcttcTCTTCCTTTCAACTAGCGATTGTTAGTTACTGCAAATGCTGATGATTCCTTAGAGTTTAAAGTAAACTAAAGAATTGGACCTCGGATTAGGGAGGTGAAAGTTCTCTTTACAAGGAGGCTCTAATTGTACTAGATTGATTGTTTTtgaaaagaagaggaagagaaaagaGCTTAGGAAACTGGCTGATTTTGTTTCTACGTGCTCATGGTGGCCGATCATGATATACCTAATGGTTATTTTCTTTGGATGCCGAAATACTGTCTTCTGAATTCTGAaatttggataattttgaaatcGATGATTTTAATTACGAAACTTGTTATTATTATCTACAATTATCTTTCGCTTGGATAGAACAGGGTCCTTTTAGATCTGGAAGAGCTTCTCCTTAATATATGCTTGGAAgtatatgaaaatttaaactgCTTGGAAGTAGAGGAGCTTAAACATTTAAACATTCGAGGAGCTTCCACTACCATCACCGTTTTGTACTTCTATTAATATGAAAATAACTAATTTAGTCTTGTGATCATATTCTAAATTTCTACCAGAGGTAACCTAGTCGTGAGAAGACAATCGCTGCTCCCAAGAGTTCTCTCAGTGGCAGAAGGTGCAGCAGTTTGTAGAAAACCTTTTAAACCTCCTTGCTCAAGTGGCTACGATGAAAGGAACAATCAGCTTGCACGTCGGCTGTGGGCACGGAAACGATTTGTTCCTTGGGGCTCTTTAAAACCAGCGTCATCTGTTATTTCCACTAATTTATTTCTCCCAAAAGCTGCTGAGAAAGATGTAGAGGAGGAAAGTGTAACTCTACCACCTGGGATTGATCCTTTGGTGTTGTGGCAACCCGAAGACTCTGAGCTTAATGTCACGAATTTAGCATCAATAACGGTTGATCCATTGCTAGTTCGTTTCCTTCGCCCTCATCAGAGGTATCATTTCTGTTTTATTTTATGGCATCTTTCAATATTTTGTCCTAATAAATGCTGTAATAAGTCAGTCTTACAACCAGAGCACATATGCAGGACAACGAGGTCCTTGAGtccttttcatattttttagaaaatctTTTAGCAGTTTTATTGTAGAACTTAGACAGTCCTTTCTcattttggtttgatttttaaTTAAGAAAGATAACCATAGCAGGAAAATAGCACAAAAAGAAGTTGaatccaaaaaaaaattgttggaaAAAGTATTGTGTAATTTGACTGGCAGTAATTGACGAGGTGgacatattttattttttttgcaGAGAAGGTGTACAGTTCATGTTTGAATGTGTTTCCGGACTACACAAGGCGACAGACATATTTGGGTGCATTCTGGCGGATGATATGGGGTTAGTATTTCTCTCTCTTAAACATTTAAATGATCGAAACACCAATACACAAGCACTGTACTTATCTTCTAGGTTTTTTCACTGATATCCTTAAAGTTGTTTCGGTGATTATCCTGCAGTTTGGGAAAAACATTGCAGTCGATCAGCTTGCTGTATACCCTTCTATGTCAAGGTTTTGATGGAAAGCCAATGGTTAAAAAGGCTATCATTGTTACACCTACTAGTCTCGTGAGTAATTGGGAGGCTGAAATTAAGAAGTGGGTTGGAGAAAGGGTTCAGCTTATTGCTCTCTGTGAAAGTTCTAGAGAGGACGTTGTCTCTAGCATTGACAACTTTGTACATCCCAAGAGTTCTTTACAGGTATATTTGTGTGCTCATTCTGGTAATATCTACAAACAACTGTTTCAGCTGGATGCGTTAAAGTGAATTACAATTCATACATTCATAGGTGCTGATTATTTCATATGAGACATTTCGTATGCATTCATCAAAGTTCGGCCAAAGTGAATCATGTGATTTACTCATATGCGATGAGGCTCACCGACTGAAGAATGATCAGACGTTGACTAATCGGGTATAACGTGTGGGCTTTAATTTtccatttcatttctttttcatttggaATTATTTCAATATCTCCTCTTCAGGCATTGGCTGCCCTGTCTTGCAGGCGTAGGGTCTTGTTATCAGGAACTCCAATGCaggtatttttcttttctttttcataagaATTAAAAACCAACTTCCTAATGTGGAAAATACCCATGTGCctcgattttttttaaaattctcaactTCATGCACTGTTCTACCTTTAAGGCTTCAAGCTTCTTTATCATTTTTGTAATACGTCCTTCACTCATACTCCTACAGAATGACCTAGAAGAGTTCTTTGCCATGGTTAACTTTACCAATCCAGGAATTTTGGGTGATGTTTCACATTTCCGTCGATATTATGAGGTGAGCTCTTCatattttgtttattaattttcttgTTTTAGTGGGGTGGAAATTGAGGGTCAAGCAATGAGATATGTGAATGTAGACTCTGTGGCCTTTCAATTTTTGTGAGTTTGTATTTCCATGCGAGTGTGAAAAGAAGCATAAACTAGCCAATCAAGTGCATGCACTTTTTTCAACAGGACATTTATGAACTTTAAGGATGACAAATGTGAAAAATTCCTTCAAGGAGAAAAGCCAAGGTTTTCTAGGCCATATATGAGCCCAATGTTGGAATATTGTCTTGTAATAAAGGTGTTCTATCAGTACTTTAGCACCTTGGAGAACCACACCCCAAAAGCCAACTATTAGAATGGGAGAGAGCCAAACCACTTAAGTACCACATTGGTCGTCCCATTCTTACCGGTGTGGGACAAAGGCATCCCATAACTACCTTGGTTCCTAACAATACCCCATATCCCTGGAAAGCCGACATCTCGTGGCTACTCTGGCAGTATTTCACTCAGCCACACTCGGTTAGACCTCTCTGCTGGTTCCACTCTGAAACATTGACAACGAATTCTGATACCATTGTGATAGATACTAGTTTTGTGTTTATTATATTGATACGTATTGAAAATTTAGAGAACTTTAACAACAAAGTTTCAAAGAAAACTCAAACAAGAAAACACAAGCACACAACTACTACCAGATTTACAACCTATCCTATAAAACACCAAACTACAATATCAAACTTAAACAACACGAACAAAAACACAGAACCAGTAACCTCTGCCCTCCACCCTCGGATTTGGCAGCCCACTTCTCACTAACATTCTCCCTTTTATATCATGTTTTTCTGTAACTTCTCCTTCTAACTCCCTGTAACTAACCCTGGGTCCCACCAGAATAATTACCCCTTTCCTCCTCAATTTCATTACTCTCCTCACATATATTTTTACCCCTATTTCTCCTACTTTCCTCACATATATTTTTACCCTTATTTCTCCGGTTATAAACAAATCTAATAGGGGTCTAACACATTGTTAGGTACTTAAGTACCGTAGAGAACCACACCCCAAAAGCCAACTATTGGAGTGGGAAAGCCAAGCCACTTAAGTATCATTAGCCATTTCATTCTAACCAATGTGGGACAAACCCATCTCATAACTATTTTGGTTCCTAACATGTTCTTGATGTTTACCCTTTTTTGGAAGTTGATAATTTTCTGTGATAAGACAAAAAACTTACACTGTCTTTGTGAAGGCACCAATTATCTGTGGGAGAGAACCTATTGCTACCGAGGAAGAGAAAAAGCTAGGTGCTCAACGTTCGGCTGAACTAAGCGAAAAGGTTAATCAGGTAATCTCCTTTGTTAGATGAGCCATCCAACAATATAACGTTTAGATGTAAACATACTTTTTTCTCTTACTTTTTGTACATTATTTGTGGACTTAATCACATTCCAAAATATGCTTGGCAGTTTATCCTACGGAGGACTAATGCACTTTTATCAAATCACTTGCCACCAAAGGTACGGTATAATGTGTTCCATAACCAAGGTGAATCTTGGTATTgcttattttatattttatttttaatttaataacttTGATTCATCTGAACAATTTTTATATAGCTTGATTGGCCTAAAGTTACTGTATCTCAAAAAATATGAAACACTCGCTACACAAgcttgtttttcattttttttacctCTTAAAGAGATCCATGTGTATTAACTGTTCACTAGTTAAATTGAACATGCTTATGATAGTTTAACTACTTATTAGATGTTTGTGAAGTTAAGAAACCAATtagacacaaaattgaaaatccAAGAACCTTTTTGATACATAATTAAAAAACCATGGACTAAGACTTTGTAACATTTTCtgatcttttttgttttgattttcttttcacCCGTATTTGTATCTCCTTTTTTCATTGATGAAAGTATCggtttcttttttgaaaaaaaaagggatGCTATGGTTCCACGATTAAATGCTATTAAAGCTGTTTTAGTTTGTTTGGAAAGGAGAGTTTCACGATGAAACTAGAGATTAGGGAAAAGTTCAGGGCAATACTAATTTTGGTTCTCCTTTGTCTGAAGATTTTCGTGACCATTCTTCCTTTTGATCACTTCGAAATGCCAATTGgatttttgtttcttactaGATAAACTTACTTTCATTTGATAAACCAAAAGTTCTGTTTTATGTAAGCTTCTACTTTTTTCTGCAGATAGTTGAAGTCATTTGCTGCAAGTTGAGTCCTCTTCAAGCAGACCTATATAACCATTTTGTACAGTCAAAAAATGTTAGCTCTCTGCCTGTGTAGTTTATTCCTATATCGAAGTAATTATTCTTTCCAGTTGTCTAACCAAACCAGGCTTATATCTTGTGGCCTCAATATAGGTTAAGCGGGCAATTACCGAAGAGCTAAAGCAAGCTAAGATTTTGGCCTATATAACTGCACTTAAGAAGCTTTGCAATCATCCAAAGGTATGATTTACTCGAGTTTCTAAGAGAGATTTATTTTATCATCTTGTACACGGTAGATCCTGTGTTATTGGTTAATTAGATGATAATCCAGTTCATTTCTCTAAGACTTTCAAGTTTTTCACcctaaaaatttaaacataCAGATTGTCTTTTAGTTTCTTTTCATACTATACGTTATTTACGTAGATATGTTTTGGAATGAGAGTATCCTATACAATCTCCTCTCTTCAGCTTCTTTTTTATTTCGTTATAAATGAAAGTAACTATCAACCTAAATGGAAGATCTCTTCTTGTAGCTTATATACGATACTATAAAAAGTGGGAGTCCAGGAACTTCAGGATTAGAGAGTTGTATTCGGTTTTTCCCTCCAGAGATGTTCTCTGGAAGGTAAGCTATCTTTCACTAGCtctctgtctctctctctcctaTGCATACGAACATGTGCAAATGCTGACTTAGGTTTGGAATTCTTATACTGACTGAGTAGTTTCTAATTTTGTTAGGTCTGGTGCATGGACTGGTGGAGATGGGGCTTGGGTTGAATTATCAGGGAAAATGCATGTCCTAGCTAGGTTACTAGCCCACTTACGCCAGAGAACTGACGACCGTATCGTTCTTGTCTCAAACTACACTCAAGTAATTTTCAGTTCCTTTGCTGACCTATTGAGAATAATAACAATTCTTCCCCCCCTTTCTTGTCTCTGCTAAAGTACTCCTCTCACAGAACATTGTTTAATTGTATATCGTATTCACAAAGCCAGTTTAATTAATCTTTTAATAGTTCAACATGTCAAATATTCACTTTGGTTTGCAACTGAACCAGATTAAGTTTCTGCCTTGATGAAATATAACTATTTTCTGTTTTATACCCAAGATAAAACCTTTTGgtgttttgtaatttttgatGTGTGATTTTGCGGTAATTAAATTATCTTCCCATCAATAAAACAAAATTCCTTTCTTAGGGAACTAATGTAACTTTCATGTATCAGACGCTAGATTTGTTTGCTCAACTGTGTCGTGAAAGGAGGTACCCATATTTAAGGCTTGATGGATCCACATCAATCAGTAAAAGACAAAAGTTGGTCAACCGTTTTAATGATCTGTCAAAGGTATGCAGCCTTTATAAGATTCGAtttggttttatttttctattcctTTAGCGCAAACTGGACGTATAAATTGCTTCCTGCTTATTAGACTTTCAAGGAAGTCCATGTGGGGATAATATTGTGCTAAAGCACCGTTTTATCAGGATGAGTTCGTTTTTCTATTGAGCAGCAAGGCTGGTGGATGTGGTCTGAATTTGATTGGTGGAAATCGTTTAGTTCTGTTTGATCCTGACTGGAACCCTGCAAATGATAAGCAAGTAAACCTACCGCTATGTGGAGCCCCTGGTTTGGACTCATTGAATTCTAGAATATGAATATGCAGTCTTCCTTCTGATGTTTTCCTTGTTTTCATCTGTCTTACCATACGTGCATAGGCTGCTGCAAGAGTGTGGAGGGACGGACAAAAGAAGAGAGTATTCATCTACAGATTTTTAAGTACCGGAACGATTGAAGAAAAGGTTCGAACATTGTAAATCAGGCTAAAATAATCACCCTATTCACGTTCATGcttttatgatatatatatatgttgtcAATATAGTTAGAATTCTTTTCTCATATATCCTAGTGTTATATAGGTGTACCAGCGACAAATGTCAAAAGAAGGGTTACAAAAAGTTATTCAGCAGGAGTCAACAAATAACCTTACGACCCAGGTTTAAAATTGCTTACTTTTTGATATTGATTTAGAAATACTTATAGCAACATTAAATCAAATTTGGAATCTAGAAAGGTTATTTGAAGGTCCCTTTTCTCCCTTCAGGTGAACTTCCTTTCGTCTGAGGATTTACGCGATTTATTTTCGTTTCATGATAACGTCAGGTAAATACTTACTATGATTTATTTGCTCAAGACGTGACATTATCTTAAATTCCTTTAAAAAATTTAGACTAGTATATTATGCATTTTACATACGAAGCCTGTATTTCATGGCGAATCGTCTAACCTATTTTACTAGGATAGTATGGACGAAGTTAATGCATATAAATACTGAGGGcaagaaataaaaattttggACCATTTGGTAATAATTTCTTCTTTAgttatgtttttaaaaattaggtggtcttttcaatttttcttcGGTAGTTTTTTCCTCTTAAAGAAACATTTGACTTCTTAGCCACacttcaaaaataaaaacacaaatttaaaagttaagCTCATAAAAAATGAGATATAGTCTCAATAACTAAGAAATCATGAGTTCAAATCACAGTGGCTTCATACACAGGA
Encoded proteins:
- the LOC103496159 gene encoding protein CHROMATIN REMODELING 25 isoform X1, whose protein sequence is MADEDEIVPASDISDSSDDYIDINGEAFEDEDDEEEQSSSPSPSSDEDLKSKNVDALLRGNLVVRRQSLLPRVLSVAEGAAVCRKPFKPPCSSGYDERNNQLARRLWARKRFVPWGSLKPASSVISTNLFLPKAAEKDVEEESVTLPPGIDPLVLWQPEDSELNVTNLASITVDPLLVRFLRPHQREGVQFMFECVSGLHKATDIFGCILADDMGLGKTLQSISLLYTLLCQGFDGKPMVKKAIIVTPTSLVSNWEAEIKKWVGERVQLIALCESSREDVVSSIDNFVHPKSSLQVLIISYETFRMHSSKFGQSESCDLLICDEAHRLKNDQTLTNRALAALSCRRRVLLSGTPMQNDLEEFFAMVNFTNPGILGDVSHFRRYYEAPIICGREPIATEEEKKLGAQRSAELSEKVNQFILRRTNALLSNHLPPKIVEVICCKLSPLQADLYNHFVQSKNVKRAITEELKQAKILAYITALKKLCNHPKLIYDTIKSGSPGTSGLESCIRFFPPEMFSGRSGAWTGGDGAWVELSGKMHVLARLLAHLRQRTDDRIVLVSNYTQTLDLFAQLCRERRYPYLRLDGSTSISKRQKLVNRFNDLSKDEFVFLLSSKAGGCGLNLIGGNRLVLFDPDWNPANDKQAAARVWRDGQKKRVFIYRFLSTGTIEEKVYQRQMSKEGLQKVIQQESTNNLTTQVNFLSSEDLRDLFSFHDNVRSEIHEKMNCNRCQNCYGRPEDMDEDLSTNGACQSDQVTSDIGGFAQLAGCLDKLKKSEQQVGSPLEEDLANWGHHFDSTTVPDTILQASAGDEVTFIFSNQVDGKLVPVESMTSPRVKEAEGNGNNSGLNQNTRQKPFLLSQHRKPLQSVTSNEDPNKGTLKFTSNVFQRETMKPVRTSVEGSMHVTLKHKHSLGNYLPQKRMSDVSECVDFE
- the LOC103496159 gene encoding protein CHROMATIN REMODELING 25 isoform X2, encoding MADEDEIVPASDISDSSDDYIDINGEAFEDEDDEEEQSSSPSPSSDEDLKSKNVDALLRGNLVVRRQSLLPRVLSVAEGAAVCRKPFKPPCSSGYDERNNQLARRLWARKRFVPWGSLKPASSVISTNLFLPKAAEKDVEEESVTLPPGIDPLVLWQPEDSELNVTNLASITVDPLLVRFLRPHQREGVQFMFECVSGLHKATDIFGCILADDMGLGKTLQSISLLYTLLCQGFDGKPMVKKAIIVTPTSLVSNWEAEIKKWVGERVQLIALCESSREDVVSSIDNFVHPKSSLQVLIISYETFRMHSSKFGQSESCDLLICDEAHRLKNDQTLTNRALAALSCRRRVLLSGTPMQNDLEEFFAMVNFTNPGILGDVSHFRRYYEAPIICGREPIATEEEKKLGAQRSAELSEKVNQFILRRTNALLSNHLPPKIVEVICCKLSPLQADLYNHFVQSKNVKRAITEELKQAKILAYITALKKLCNHPKLIYDTIKSGSPGTSGLESCIRFFPPEMFSGRSGAWTGGDGAWVELSGKMHVLARLLAHLRQRTDDRIVLVSNYTQTLDLFAQLCRERRYPYLRLDGSTSISKRQKLVNRFNDLSKDEFVFLLSSKAGGCGLNLIGGNRLVLFDPDWNPANDKQAAARVWRDGQKKRVFIYRFLSTGTIEEKVYQRQMSKEGLQKVIQQESTNNLTTQVNFLSSEDLRDLFSFHDNVRSEIHEKMNCNRCQNCYGRPEDMDEDLSTNGACQSDQVTSDIGGFAQLAGCLDKLKKSEQQVGSPLEEDLANWGHHFDSTTVPDTILQASAGDEVTFIFSNQVDGKLVPVESMTSPRVKEAEGNGNNSGLNQNTRQKPFLLSQHRKPLQSVTSNEDPNKGTLMVKGIL